The proteins below are encoded in one region of Bremerella sp. P1:
- a CDS encoding sigma-70 family RNA polymerase sigma factor codes for MIAARAGKAKPMSSEATLILSAMSAGDRSGTDRLIELVYGDFRQLANKYLGHETRSNTLQPTAVVHEVFLKLVDQDKVDWRGRSHFFAVGATAMRHLLVDHARRKGAQKRGGERQRIALDEDLIVSPESDEDVLALDEALKKLAAIDSQRARIVELRFFGGLTNDEVAEVLDVSKRTIQKQWAGTRVWLRSELSEPTEE; via the coding sequence ATGATCGCTGCCCGTGCGGGAAAAGCCAAGCCTATGTCTTCCGAAGCCACACTTATTCTCTCCGCAATGTCCGCGGGCGATCGCAGCGGAACCGATCGTCTTATCGAGTTGGTCTATGGCGATTTCCGGCAATTGGCGAACAAGTATCTTGGGCATGAAACGCGAAGCAACACGCTTCAACCAACAGCCGTGGTGCACGAGGTCTTCCTGAAGCTGGTCGACCAGGACAAAGTCGATTGGCGAGGCCGTTCCCACTTCTTTGCGGTCGGAGCGACGGCCATGCGGCATCTGCTGGTCGATCATGCTCGCCGCAAAGGTGCCCAGAAGCGGGGAGGAGAACGACAACGCATTGCACTGGACGAGGATCTCATCGTCTCGCCTGAAAGCGACGAAGACGTTCTCGCATTGGATGAAGCTTTGAAGAAGCTGGCGGCCATCGACAGCCAACGTGCCCGGATCGTCGAGCTGCGGTTCTTCGGCGGGCTGACCAATGATGAGGTCGCCGAAGTGCTTGATGTTTCCAAGAGAACCATCCAGAAGCAATGGGCAGGCACACGCGTCTGGCTGCGAAGTGAGTTGTCGGAGCCAACGGAAGAATGA